CAGTGCTAGATATATTTCTCcttttttcattttattcatgTATGGAAGTCCCCCTGATGGTTCTTTGGGGCTCCCTGTGTATTTACAATATTGTATGCACATTTATGTAAAACTCACATCTTTGATGAATAATCTTGAAACTTGGATGGTTCCGCTGGTGAGGCTGACCAATAGAAAGTAAGAAAGCCAGGCTGCCGATCATCTCACGCTCCAAACATACTTGTTTATCTCCAAGGCTAGTCTTAAAGACTTGGTAAATACGTGTGGAGTGAAGCATGCAAAAAATTCGGAGGCTTATCCAATCGTTTATTGCGTAAATATGCATTCTTCTCTCGTACTCAGGTGTAACAATGGGTCGTCTCGTTGGAGAACTCGTTGATGAACCAGGTGACAAGCTTTCCCCATTCGCACATAATTGCTTTGCCTCGTGCTCCCTTCCGTCTGCTTATCTTCGAAACCTTGGCAGACGACCGTCGGATCACCGTGGAGTCGCTGTCTATCACGTACACGTATCTTGAACAGAGAGAAGATGGCATAGAGCGAAGTTAgattcgatatttttttttcgctacgaATTTGCGACTTTCTTAGCAACAAACAGATAGCTACACGTAAGTGATTCTCAAAACTTTAAACCGCCGAGGACCACTCGACATTTTTAAGAGTTTAATCATAGTAACCATCGAGTATGTCTATTACACAAAAAAGAATTAAGCACACAAAACTAGAAGTTGTGCCGAGGACACCGGAACTGAAAAGCATGCTATCTTTTCCTCATTCACTCTCTGAGATCAATGAAGAAGGTGTGTTGCATGtcagagaaggagagaaagaaataagcaAGAAAAGGGCAGGGAAAGGGCACGGAGGTTAACCAAACGCACGTCCGGTTGAATCCTGCACTGCGGGAAAGGTTGTTAGGAACGAAGGAAGACAGAGAGAGCATTGGTTGCGCGCACACAGGAAAGCTACCTAGGTATAGTGAAAGTAGTCACAGTGAGATGTGTAAGCAACATGTGATCGGGGCAATGCTCAAATTTGAACGTTTCGTAAGCACTAAGAGACTGTTCTCCTGACACGCACTCTGGCGGTGCAACCCCAACTCGGTCCGTTGAGCACTTTGATGCAGCGTTTTATCACGCTGGATGCGCGCCGAATTTTCTTAAAATTCgtccttccctcctcctccgttgaAGCTCAGCTAGGAAACTCtcacgagaaagagagagagagagagagagagagagagagatggagagaggCTCTTTATTAGAAAAACAGATTTTTGCCGGCGCGTGTACAACCGCTGGCATGCTACTCTGTATAGGGATGGGGAATGGGATTAAAAGATTCCAGAGGAGAGtgcgaaaaagaaaatacacgagTTTTCATCCCTCCTTGCAGTCGACGCAGCGTTTACTCCGGGCGATGCCTTGCCAGTTTGTCTGGCACTGCTACTGGTAGTCGAGAAAGCTATACCATACCTGGGCGCTGAGTGTCTGGGTGCCGCCTTGTCAGGTCATGACAATCTGTCGATTTCGAAGTGACATTAGAAGTTTGTGAAAGCCGTAGCCACAAACCGCTTGGGCGGTAATATCCAGATATTTATATATCGAATCCAGAAATTAAGAGAACCTATTACATCGATGTTGACCCCTTATCAACGGCGCGGTGGGCTTGAGGGCTTTATGAGGGAACTGAGTGCGTTTGGCAGGTGCCAGGgacacgcactcacacacgcacacacacacacacacacacacacacacacacacacacacacacacacacacacacacacacacacacacacacacacacacacacacacacacacacacacacacacacacacacacacacacacacacacacacacacacacacatatatatatatatatatatatatatatatatatatatatatatatatatataggaacgaGAATAAAGTAATCCGAAGGGCCCGGTTATTGTTAGTGCAATCGTAAGATGACAACAAACATTCACACCAAGGActgcataggggaaattatttgcaGTTCCTaatgaaattaaagaaatgataataaATGAAAACGAAAGTGGGAAATGAACCCACGTCCTTCTATTACGCATGTGGTGctttaccaattgagctacctcGGCGCCGTTCACTTTCAGGGTTAATTATGCCTGTCTACTAAAACTAACGctgggagtatatatatatatatacagggtgtcccagctatcacgcagcacgatttaaaaaaagaggaacgacgttacgtgaagccaacctagtgcgtattgtttccagtacagtggagtagccgccagtattttttttcgttactgagatttaattaattaattgtaattaattatctaactcgacaaGTACTGTCCTacttatcaaagtgtcaatgagaaagttgtagagcaatatgaaaaactcccgatacaactttctgttgctcaatacgtgctacataaaagagtttttccgagtgtgaaagaagcccgctaatACTAGCAGAATTGCCGTatacgactggccgctcgaggcacttttcgtgTAATCGCGGGATTCTTtgatgctcggaaaaacacatttatgtagcacgtattgagcaacagaaagctgtatcgggagtttatttagctttatttttggcgtttttgtgagcgcgtgcccatagcctcctatattttttcaaaaatataggaggctatggcatGCCTcaccgcccgacccgcgggagttggaaggcatgaggtcacgacaccctcgtcggatagccaaccggccggccgcggtcattcgaagcgcgccgacgccgccatcgcgagcacgGATTCGAGTTcaggtgcctctaccagcgatgagtacacgccTGAAGACGCGGACCAtcccaacttggcaagaaatattaccgcttacggttaagagccttccgcgtcaagcgacggagaagagcaggtggccgtggaagtgccgggcaggttttcgcgaaccgtagcgtgaagatttcgctctgcaccagacacttgtgcaagaattatttgtcatttcctctgtaaacttgctttttcaagagcgcacgcaggcgaggcagctactgggtacttcagcactgcgtgatAGACTGagtagtagtttatgccgtcggcttgagcaactgctgtgaggtatcagtatctccgagactctcacgtccacttcgccagccacctaacagatggcagcacctgtctggcgttctccccagtttttcctggttttagcctgtggagaagcatagCTGTGTGtgtgatctcgtgagtcgcgctcgcgctcgctagccttgtattgttttactatgctttgccaacattttgaAATACATTACTGTCTTcttgcccagcctcgggcatctcggctcagcctcgccctcacactgcacaagaaggctgcaagtgaacgaaaacagtaccgacatcttttcgccccctcttttcaaacgcgccgctgatcatttctgccttgtgttttcgtgagaagaccgatggcacagtgtcaggctttaggcgttgccttttgagtggcatgccgaggcttttcagcacagccgggctggtcacgtaatcatcgtcgacgaagtggtccgcgcaaatgaagtgattttttagaggtctccaggctgggcgtgatggctgacaggcaggtagccaaagtttacgcaccttctcgtctctgggaaacaaGTGCGAcagcgtgtcacgaccgacgatgctgttataacagcaatgtctggacATTTCCTTcagccgcgacgaacgcgtcaataccgagcgacggccgcgggaaggcgcatgtaagaggCACCGtgcacctgcgtggagcgccgacggtgataatgtttcagacggaccacgtgcgaagaccgccgaaaggggttaaacaaacgctgcaagggaccaaCACCCCCGGAAGCACTGCGACGgttgtggccgaccttggccacgcgcgcgcgcgcgggtgggtgttatgacgtcaaatttcagcttctgctggcggccgcttggaggcaaggtgcaacagaaaatcgcaaaaaaaaagatgtttctcgttttttttttttttttttgaagcagctCGTTGTATTCGGCATTTTCAACAGTTCCACTTTTGTTCCGAcccaaaaaaccacccgccaactttttttccgtatccctttaaacagctccgctgttaaaaaagaaatgtGAATGCATAAACATCGTTTAATGGTTAGAACTTAAAGTAACAGTGAAACGCGCCGAGGAGGTATTTGGAAGTGCGAGCTCTTACGTCGCCCATCCCGAATTTTAATCATGTTCTCAATTAATATGACGCTTAatcaacttgctcgtattcagatttttttacatttttgaaattGCGGCGAGCATACGATGAGCGTCAGAGCAGCGTGCTGATCGGTACTAGCAGGCAAACAAAACTGGAGGTACAAACGATTACCTCGATGCCACTTTGAGACATCGCGCCAATTAGAGATCGTTCATAAAACTTATGTAAGCTTCTAGCAAATATATATGTTGGATATAGGGTTATTCACACTACAGCCATAAAACCAAAACCATAGAGAGACTAATATGAGCCCCTCCACTACTGTGcatgaagatggaagccagtgaagctgtggctatggtgggtctgctatagtaaatattgctatagtgaatttatatattattgttattgactatattgagaatcgtcggcatgttcgtcaaagaccaaggacaccggcgtcttgttttcgcccggagCGATATGGCCACGTAGTGCATTTGcagcgccaagtccgccccatcgtcatagactagcgtatgagccacagtgttcatagctgcggcacactgcacggcatcatcaggaaCTTGACGTCAGGATcttggaagatgtggttaaacgagcgtccgtcccatagcgagtccaaagggcaactgctgaaaGCAGCGCTAgtgcgatctctacgtcacgagacaaagggacgcaatgattggtgggacgtgccgccgccgcttccgcgacacttgtgaaagggGCGTCGGCGggggcgaggggtataacaatgggccatcccaTAGAGTTTTTCACTacaacacctagagggtaaactggcgccaccgtctatgcgagtttcttaaagggctgccatGCCCTCATGGGattgacgggatatgtgtctgcgaggcttgtgttggctggttttgtacgaggcttcgtctaaaacgtggatatggctacacaaataacgcgttcttaaaataaaatctacataaaaggctttcgttCACCCaaattacatctctcaataaagtttgctcacctacaatgcagcatcaagcgaagaaaagcgcagcagcgccacattttcCTCTAgcttttatagtgtgaaactctatgggccatccatcatccgttttgacatctgtgctaaggcacaactggcaggTAACCGCCGCGCACATgtagccaaaccaccacgcacatggagccgaaattatTGATCTACTTCCGGTATATCTATCTACTGCCGTTGCCGGAcccgatctcctggaacctagcctataacagcttcgctgtaatattttTAACATCCCAAGTGAACACTGGGGCCATGAGAGACGTCATCGTGGAGGGCTCTggtttaatttcgaccacctggggttttgcGATTGTGTagccaaaactttttttttttcaattcaggCGTCGGATGGAGCTGTCGGGGCCGTCTATCGAACACATGACCATGTGGGCAATACCAGACAAATAGATACGGAAGGATAGCACACATACAGGAACGCTTGGGAATGTCATACTCAGGGAAGAACAGAGCTCAAATATATCATTAACCCTGTTTACCGTATGGCGGCACATTAGAAAAAGGGGGGCTGTGCCCCACTTTCAAAGATTTCCGGCCGGGGCTGCCGTCTTCCAATGGGGGCGGCACGCAAGAACGCTCATGCACCTTGTTGTGGGTGCACGTGAAAGGTCACCTTGTGGAAAACATTAATCCGGTGGTTCCCCTCTACAGCGTTCGTCGAACCTTATTGTGCACCTTCGAGACATTTCTAGGCTTAGTTCTAAATAAATTACTCAGTTTAATTTAAGTTTTAGAGTTACGACATGTCTTGCCAGGCGCGCTGGTCAGGTCGCACACGACATCACACAGGATTTATATAACGAAAACGTGTTGATTACATATCAACCACTCTGCAGTTTTActgagagagagtgaactttattgtgaaccagcagtttagtcggctgggcctaggcctcccacgatgggacgtcgaggtcttgcctcttcgccgcttcgtaggcctgctgggtagcccagagttggtcgtcgtgATGGGAGCTGCGCatggcggcgtgccatctcgacgagagggtcacgggattaaggtctgggtattgatgtttgcactcccataggaTGTGGGGGAGTGCTGCTGGTTGAGTTTTACAGATCTTGCACGTGTGGCTTGTGTAGATGTCGGTTATATGATGTGATATCATGTGAGGGAGGGGTACGTAttggtctgtaacaggcgaagggtggttgtcTGTGCTCTTTTTAACTTGCCGTGCGGGGTGGGAAAGATTCTTCTTGCGAGGTAAAATGACTTCACAAGGTCGTTGTATCTTGTAAGGCGGTCGCGTCCTGCGGGTCCACAGTCCGTTCTCTACGTGAGGCCAACGCGTCCCTTGCGCAAGTAGTCATGGCTGAAACAGGTGTGAGACACGTTCATGAGTAATAATTAATTAGGCTACCAATACTTTCGCAAGCTCTCCATCTCCAACATTTCATTCACCTAGCCATGGTCGAGGAATCATGCTTATCTTCAAAATAACATGTGATGGCATCTCGCAGTTCTCGGTTACGTGTCATCTGTAACGTATAGTGtcatttaaagcgaagctttcttgccctatctcctcccccccccccccccccccaccccccactgGGTTTTCTGTCTGCCTGTCGGCTTCTTGCCAAGCGAAGCTAGTGGGCCAATCCCGGATGTATCCAGCAGACTGTGCAAGCAAAGGCGGTTACAAGGTTGGCCGATCCTCGGCTCAGTGCAAAATATGTGTACTGGTAAGGGCTTTAATTTGGTTTGTAACGCGAGACGAGTATGCAGGCAACGCGATGCTGATCATCGTGATAAAGCTATCGCGTTGCAATCTCAGTCGACTTCAAGTTGCAATATATTGCTCAAGCTTCCTAGCCCATTCTTCTGTATTTGGAGTCAGTGCTCCTTCTTATATCTTATCAGATGTAGAGGGTTGTCTATCGTACAACTGCGGTGTGGGGATGAAAAATCACAAAGAATTTGACCGGAATAAGGACATCTCGCCGAATAGACTCGGCGAAAGGGCTCCGCGGTCGTGTGGGTCGCGTGATGGTGGTGAAAGGGGTTGAGGCGTTAAACGTGCATCGCTATGCATGTTTCATACTTCTATTCGTGTACACCTCTTCTCAAATGCTTCCTTCATTACTCGGAAAATGTCGCATTAGCCTGCAAGTCATCGTTGCATCCTCATCGCATAACATGAGGCTATGTTAACTTGTGTTTGAATTTAAGCAGAATGTGCATGTGAACAATTTCGTAGGTTGCAAACAAAATACaattgggccggtattttgcagcgatgccttatgacttattctatactagtcttatcatccaccgctcacggacggctgatcccgttgataacgccagcggaccgtcgctctgacaaagcgcgataagcgcgaaaaggcattagcaccgaaaaagcatcgctacaatatcgcggcctTGCAGGCATCACTTGTCTGTTTTCATAACATCTGTCTGAAACGATGCAGGAAAGAATGGTTTAACTCAGATGACAGCAAATGCGTTGATCCTGTGCTCATTTTCCCGATTTTCATGTTTCTGGTGGATGATGGCTCCATAATTCGTGCATATTGTCTTTTATTTTGGCCTTATTTTTCACGGTACGCGCCAGTCACGTTCCGCTTCGCATGATCTGCGCGGGTTCGTTtgcttatttttgttttgtttgtttcttctcGTTCCATGGCTGATATCCGATATGAGGGATTGATCAAGAATCAAGCGGATACAGCAAATTAGACAAGCAATTCAAGTTGACTTCCAAGTttatgaataaaaaataatttccTCCTTGCGGATGCTAGAACACGAATCTCATGGCATGAATTGAGGAATCGGTTAcgcttattttttgtttttttttagctgtgcTTTTATGGGTCTTGGACATAACAAATGAGCATTACATCCTATTTTTCCTTCAGCACAGGCAGCCCGTCTTCAATGCGCTGTCGCATCCACAAGTAAGCGTGGACAAGAGCCGTTGATcctccgtggttgcttagtggttttggCGGTTGCGCTGATAAGCACAAGGTCTcgggatcaaaccccggccgcggcggtggcatttcgatatgggcgaaatgcaagaacgcccgtgtaccgtgcatttggtgcacgttaatgaagcccaggtggtcaaaattaatccggagtcccccactacggcgtgcctaataataagattgtggttttgacacgGAGAACCcaggactaaaaaaaaaaaaaaaaagccgtcgcacacacacacacaaaaaagtatGCCTGCCAAATATATAGAAAACCCAAATATAAACCGAAAAACCATCATCCTCATCACAGCAACTTTGCCATGTCATCGGTGCTTATAAGCCTATTTCGCTTTCGTTTTACTCAAACTCTAGCTCAGGCTCATTTTACAAATAAGATATTGCTTGAAGAGAGTGCGCTGTGTTTACCAGCCTGTGTTTACAAAACGTATAGAATGCCGCCTGCCATAGTGCTTGCACGCTTGCTGTTTCTGTTGCTAGACGCACATTGCACTTACCTAAAACAAGTATTGACCAGATTTTACCTTTAGGTCACAAACCGACTCATTTTCACCAGCTTCTTGCCCTGGGttttatttgatttgattttcCTTTAcagaaggagagggggggggggggggagaggcatACCTactgtgggggattggccaagatgatgatgatgatgatgatgaacatctgtcatggctcgcacccactaagggggataggccaagaatcgggcggcaatGGAAAGTCGAGTTCATCCgtgcacttcttcctcttcttctcgaTCGCAGAACATCGTATCCCTCTTAAAGCGAGGCACATCAGCCGTGAAAACATACGCGTAGCATTCGCCAATCCTGTGTTGCTGAATGTTCATCAGCAATCGTTCATCGCGACTAATTATGCGAGAATAAAtccgaattctttttttttaatttcgctgCTGTAGATGAAAAAGATAAATGTACGCCCGTTTGTACCAGCTGTGAGACGTGCGCATTctcgacgaagaagacgacgaacaaGAATACGAGCCATGCACAGCAACAACGGCCACTGGGCACTTGTGATCACGCCGTAAATCCTTCTCACTGTCCTCCAACTATACGGTAGGTGGTGCTACCGCTACTGACGCAGTAATAGCAGCATGGAATCAGCGAAAGGCGCGTCGCTGCAAAAACGTCCCAGCGCGCAAAGCGCAACTCGCGTGGGAGCTGAAGCCGCCATAGACGTCGCCCAGTACGGTCGAGCCGGTCAAGCTGAGCTCCCGAAAGCAGGATCCCCATCCGGTGTGACATCAGATTCCGAGTCGTCTCCTTTCAGCCCTGTGGTCCGAGACAGTGCGCACCGGCAGGCGGAAGACAAAACCGAGTCTACTTCAAAACCGGCTCGTCACAATGCACGGGGAAAGAGATCTCACAGACGCCGCCGCCGCAAGAACAAAACCCAACAGTACGATGACCCGGTCAACTCATCGCGGCTCAAACGGCACAGCAAGACTAGAGCTGGACATCACAGATCGCAAGATGGCCTGTCTACAACCAAAAGTCGTGATGATATTCGGAAGCTCAGTCACCGCAGCCCAGGCAGCAGAGAAGGTATGGGGCATCCTGAAGACGCCGCGAATGCGACCGATGCCTCAATGAATAGGCAAGGCAGTATGGAGGCTCCTTTAGACCACATCGCGATGGAAGCAGTGACCACGTCCGGCACTACTCAGAAAAGGTccaagaaaaagaagaggaagaagcatCATAAAACTGCAAGATGGGAGCACCTGTCCGAAACTGCGAATCGCGATGATTCGAAGAACGGGCGCTATGTGGTCGATAAGCTCATGCCAGGTGGTTCTTCGTCAACGAGTCCTGCCACCCAGATGAAATCCAGTGACTCTGCTGCAATCAAAAAGACGCAACCTGACGCTGTCTTGCAAGCCGACAAAGCTCATCAAGCCGTGTCCGCGGAGGCTACATCAGTTGAGCCAGTTGTGCCACAGGCTGACAAAGCGGACGCGTCAGACGATCTACAGCAGCAGTACAAGGATTTCAAGGAGGCCGCGGTAGTGGTAAGCAAGCTCAAGAGACCGCTTCCAACTACGGGAGGCCCTTTCGGTGGATTATGGTCGACGAGATCTTCATCTCCGGAGCAGCCTAGCGGCCACTTACACCGAAGTGCAGAAGCCAGCGTGATCGATGTCAAGCAAAAGCCGCCAAGCTTGTCGCCAAAACAGACTTCCTTTTCGACGATCGCAAAGGGGGGCGAAGCACACGCGGAGTTGCCTGACCAGCTAGCTGCGTTCTCACCGACTGCACAGGAGTCCGAAGGAAATGTCAACGTGCTGGATCACACAGGACCATTTCCGGCGATCGCAGAGGTCGGCACAGGACGTCGCGTTTCAATTGCGCTTCCCAACTGGGGAGGTCCCTTCGGCCTGTTATCTTCGTCCGCAGACCGCTCTAGCGAAAGCTTGCCCGACAAGTTGACGGCGCAGACAGCCGATGCGAAGCACGAATCACCGCAAGAGTCGCCGCTCTATATGGCACCTTCCTTATCAGCCGCCGTtacgaaagaagaagggacaccgCTTCCTGGTCAAGCAACTTTGTCA
This genomic stretch from Dermacentor silvarum isolate Dsil-2018 chromosome 2, BIME_Dsil_1.4, whole genome shotgun sequence harbors:
- the LOC119440729 gene encoding uncharacterized protein LOC119440729, producing the protein MEAPLDHIAMEAVTTSGTTQKRSKKKKRKKHHKTARWEHLSETANRDDSKNGRYVVDKLMPGGSSSTSPATQMKSSDSAAIKKTQPDAVLQADKAHQAVSAEATSVEPVVPQADKADASDDLQQQYKDFKEAAVVVSKLKRPLPTTGGPFGGLWSTRSSSPEQPSGHLHRSAEASVIDVKQKPPSLSPKQTSFSTIAKGGEAHAELPDQLAAFSPTAQESEGNVNVLDHTGPFPAIAEVGTGRRVSIALPNWGGPFGLLSSSADRSSESLPDKLTAQTADAKHESPQESPLYMAPSLSAAVTKEEGTPLPGQATLSPTSVTKKVVRHVLEETAFTVNSVGSEEDACVQHKKASPTSTSSFESSEYKSSRGSLAHSPHAKPETDVRGPRRIRSMSLVLLEEAPLLQSQPVVTPTSPPPPKVVPSMPKLERPDLSQEAAISPTAVAESGKREKAAGKGKKKRLKKAKKKEVMSAVTSPSTNGPDPDKPAPKSSEDQSASASRVNSVNEMNKRIEVLRCQQVDFTASPGAHSPLRPVEFKHDHAVLTDKGEVKLCLDLSTCEEATMLWPFDHETAVTKKEDT